A region of the Enoplosus armatus isolate fEnoArm2 chromosome 8, fEnoArm2.hap1, whole genome shotgun sequence genome:
aaaacaagggatTTGATATCATCACCTCtggctttaggaaactgtgatggccatttttcacaattttctgacatttccaaGCCAAAAGATTAATTACTAGAGAAAACATTTAGCAGAAAAATAAGAGCCTAGCTTTACTCCTTCATGTTATATTTTTACCCTGGACCCAGAATCACATGGatgcctgtttttcttttcaaaatgtggAATTGAAAGTGTCACCTGGCGTGCAACAGTTTCCCTGAGCCATGAAACGCCAAATCAGTACACATCACAGTTCCACCCTGTTTTCCTTAAGCTTGTCCCTGTCGAGACATGCCACAATCCTGCTCTGTTTGCTGACACCAGTCTGAAATAAGGCTGGTTGTTTTTTATAtgtgtagatatatatatatatatatatatatatatatatatagcaacaCTTTAATTTAACCTGAATTGTTGGTATGGCATTTTAATATCTAGATTACATGATAACCGTGCACTGACtgagctcactgttttggtttcagtCAGACAGCCAGTCGACAGTGAAGCAAACCACCACAGGCAGGCAAGAAGCCAGTGTTTATCTTCACCAGTGCCCATGCCCAGTAACGCTGGCACTTGCCCAGCAACACTCATGCAAAGTGGGGGGTCCCAAGCTGCTCCCcaccagcctgctgctgctgctgctgctgctgaatctcCATCCAGCCCTGTCATTTTACACTGCTCACCTCCAGAAAAACTGGACTGACAtgttccctcttctctctgcagacagGTTACTGCTTGAGAACCCCTGCTGTCATCACTGCCTTGTTATCTAATCGAGTAAGGAGATAGAAGACGAAGTTGATTTGTGTTTACAGGGGGGCTGGGggggctggctggctggctggctggttggCTGGGTGCATtgacagagcaaaaaaaaagcacagtcgatgagaggagatgagagctTTCAAAAAGCTATCCAGGCTGTCATTAGCTAAACTGAATGCAGCAGCTAATGTGTGGGAAGGACGGGCATGCCAGTCCTTTAAACTGTACAcgcacaataacacacacacaggcggcTAGCATAATGGACACACTTGAATGCCATTcgagggaaagaaaatgtgaacatCATTAACGTTCATAATGTAATTCAACATTAACCAAGACGTTAACTGAGGCAGAGTCAGCGTGTGTACAGTGGACACTAACGGCTCTGCGTAGAAAGATGTATTGTCTACCGTTAATCGCTGTGCTGgccgggggggaaaaaagcctcATTCAAATCAAACCGTCGCTTCGTGACTATGCAGCTCGCGGCCGTTGGTCACTTCAAACTGTaactgccattttttttttaaagcacgTAAattcacagtaaacacacagcagtaacATCGCCaatagagaggagaaaaaaccGCCACTAACCTTGGTCGGGTCGCCTCCTGTTATCCACTTGTTACAATGGAAATTTAACACCATGGAGCCCGAGTTAAGTTTCCTGGCAGACGGACAGAAAAACGCAGCACGCTGGCCGGACTGAGCCGACGCTGAGGCAGGCTGATATGCAGAGGAACAACCCCTCTgtggagaagtgtgtgtttaaagccTGGATGCGGGGCTTCTTTTATCAGGGTACCGTCGGCAAACAACGAGAAAAAGGTTGTGtcttcaaacagctgttttccaAAATGGAGTTAGTCCTgtctgagccaatcagagcgaGCCTGTGGAGGCTCCCACTCCTCTGTGGGCTGGAGCCAACGCCACACTGCACCCTGAAGATCAATCTCTCACAGactgcattttttatttatttttttagttttttttggggATGATTCATTGTAGTGTTTCATGTCACGGCAGCTTTATTTTAGCCGCACATCAAACCACCAGACACCCCAACTGATGAGATTTCCTCGCAGGGAACCCCCAGATGTTTCTTGTGTTGGTTGTAGCCAGTGGTggcatttactcaagtactgtacttaagtacaaattcgaGGTACTTATACTTCagttgagtatttccattttatccaACATTATAGTTCTACTCCACTTTATGTCAGTggcaatattgtactttttacttcactccATTTTAGGGCTGaacaatatgtataaaaaaataaatatatttacatatatatatatatatatacatattgcgattattttgacagatattgCGAGTCACAAGTTTAGTGGGGAATGCTCATTTTTGCATGTTCCGTTATCTGTTCTCCTACTTCTTACAccaaataaacaatttaaaactCCCTCTCGGATTAGCTGCAAAATGCATCGTCTCAAAGCTGAAAAGAGGGCTGTTTTTCTAAGCTCATGAAAAGTGGACTATTTTTTTCAACAAGATGGTtagaagagtctttgaggataCTGGAAACACCTTCAGAACATAAGTGCTGTCAAACGACCTTCTGGGTTTTTGCcgtgtaaatgtttttcagagAAGCGGATGATTAGGTCTGTGACTGGACTGTAATGGTACtccatgagaggcacaaactggggctacaGCTGCCCCTGCCTCTtaaatgcccacttctttcaaaccccacacctccagtttgcaATGCAGGCTTTCTGATaaaaccctgatgacatcactgtgacgtCATCAGGGTTGGGATGAGTAAAcaacttcatgtgtaaaatgaagTTCCCCTTTAATTgatctgcctttttttcccattttgtttCGTTATGAACTCATATAACATGAGTgtacagcattaaaaaaaaagaaaaaaaaaaagagttgtgtTCTCTAAATGAATGTCATGGAAACAGCAGACTAACAATAACCAACCGTGTAGGCTGTGTGGAgttaaaataaagtcaaaatctCATGAAAGAAACAAGTTAATGagttgtgtgtaaatgttggAAATGTTCCAACATGTAACCAGCAGGCTCGCTtgccaaacctttttttttaatcatgactGTAAGACACAGCTCTTCATtgttttaaatacatacattaccATATTTTCTATTATGACCCACTTAACTGAAATCCACTATAGTCACTTGATCCCTGAACCCCATGTTAAGCCCTACTGACATATAATGAAGTTTAAAGGAGAAAGGATAAGGCATAATaaagacttttacttttgatactttaagtacagatacttttactcaagtacatttttgactgcaggacttttacttgtaatggagtatttttacactgtggtattactacttctACTGAAGTGAAAGATTCTTCCACTACTGTATTTCTGTTGCCTTTGGGGACCCACAAGTCCAGTTTGGGAAACGCTGCTCAAGTCGGTCGCAATTATGTTGTGAAAATACCCACAACTTCCCCAGAGCCTGCAGCATACCACCACCCTCTGCCAACAACAGCATCCACAgcacaaacaagacacaaataGCACTTTCTCCGTTCGAGTTTTACTTTACTGTCTTCACTACCAGCGCTAAATATCCTGCAACACAATACAGCTTATAGTCACAGAcatgcatgaaataaaaaatataaaacaatgaaattatTCAAGTCAGCTTCGGGGGTACCGCAAGAAAACAGATCCAACATTATTGTATTTCTGTACATGGCCTGTTGGCAAATTTGGCAAACCAGATGTCTATAGTCAGGACTGAATGTTCTCTGCCCCATGTGACTCCCGTGATCAGTAATGGCCCTGTGTTAAGACTGAGTGATGAAACACAGGCAAACAGGtcaaaaaaggttaaaaaaaaaaaaaaaagaaaaaaacataaggCAGATAATCTGAATTTAGAAAAATAATCCTCTCATAAGATTCAGACTACAGGAAACTAAATCATCAACTACACAAAAGGCCCTgaaatactgtgtgtgagtTAGATattcagcaaaaacatttaCCAATAAAATCTTTTACATTATCACTTCTCTCAGCCACAGCAGCCATCTATTTCCACTTACTAACAATGAAGTACTTCCACTCTTATGTAAGACAAGCCCTGGTGAGAATATACATGAATATTGCTTTGGTACATACAAATCCAACATGATTCATGATACATAGGAAAATCTACTGATTAATAACAGTTTAAGGCAATGTATTAGAGGGTTACATACACAAAAACTgtctccattttttttgttgagttgtGGGGCGATGTAACCATGCAGACAGAGCACTTATGGCCAGTATACGACTGACTGCCGGTATGCAGATACTAAACAAACGGAAGAAATGTGAGTTTGAGAAGCTGTTTTTAGAATTCTTCCTCAGTGGAAAGATATTAAAGGATGGGTTCACATTTTTCcatgtctgtcttaaaacaatactgacATGCCCATATGCACATTGAAACACAGTGtctttgcttgctgtaatcattcctcctgttcataccgACTGTTCCTAACATGCTTCCAACAGAAAAGATGGGGGACAAATCCAGAGTCCTCGttccaggaaaaaaatgtatcacaacgttcagctgaagctaatatgaggcttctcAGTTAGCCAAATCAAGCGGGTAACTTCAAAAGTTAGTGTTTTAACAATGAACTTCCCTCTTTTTTGTTTCCCCAgacagtgtttctgtgctgagctgcagtgtaacacaaagagggaattgtTTTACTAAAAAGACAGTAACTTAAGAAGATGCCCATTTGATTTGTCTAACTGCTACTGCTGCCTGAGTCCTCATTTTAGCTTCAGCAGATTTTGTCCCACATCCCTCAAGCAAAACTTGTGTCAATGTACATTTGGGCGCCTCACTATTACTAAATGTGAACCTAACATTTAAGTACCACCATATCACCATTAATGCCACCTATAATGGCTAAACATGCATCTGCTCATGTCAAAAGCCTCTTTGCCGGAGCCTGCAGCTGCCTCTGAACGAGTGGTCGAATGCTGGGCTACGTGTAAACTAGAAAAGACTATACATCTATTATAGTGCTGCTTAGTTagtaaaataaatcatgtttaaTATTGGCAACTTGCCCTGTAAAAGTCTACACACATGTTTCAAACGAAACAGAGAATGTCCTCTCAGTGATGGGAGTGTTTGCACCTACAGTCTGCATCAGTAACAGTAGTAAAGTTGAGAGCGCAGCCCCCTGAAGGTGTCGTCGTCCTGCCCGCTGGCCTGCTCGCCTTCAAACAGCATGGAGTCTGGGAGCACCACGCCCTCTAGTGGATCCGGCTGGCAGAACTCCACTATAAACTCCTCCTCACAGTCCAGCAGCAGTctcgaccacacacacatgtccagtTGGCCCGCGGTACCGCCGTACTCCTCCGGCAGGACCGACCGGGGAATGTTCCGGTGCAGAGAGCGCAGGTCTGAACCGTGGAGGATGTACTGAGTGAGGAGACAGCACAGATACCATGTTAGTGTCTGCCTCCCCATCAGCTTCATTATTTAAAGTGGCTACAAATAATATTCTCATGtcatgtgaaaggtgtcactcgtATTAATGAACCCAcaaagaattatcacctgacccAGCAGTTCCCCTTCAACTCTACGGAGCCGTATCACTCACAAAtctactgttttggttcattctcactGCTCACATTGCAAAGTTGAAAATGCTCAGCCTTCCTTTTATACAGATGAAAATAGACTCTTATTTTGGAGCACATGAAACAAATGAGTCAGAGACAATTCAAGGACAATAGTTACCCTCTCTGCCATCTTCTCCTTCAGAAAAGGCTTAATTATAGCGAAGATGCCTTTGAAAATCCTGGGCTCGTTAATTATGTTAACGGCCTTGATTCTGATTGGAAACCCATCCTGTGAATTAGAAGAGAAGCTGCATTCAGAACAGTCACAGCTGGTCTTTGTCAAACGTTTCACATGCCTTTTGTGTGCTTATATAAATATTACACACCCTGCAGTCACGACAAAACTCAACAGGCAGTGCTCAAGGTTTTAATCTCATGTGCACACAGTCACTCATATTTACTGCTGTGTCAAATCAAAATTACAATTTGACAGTACTTTTCTGATTTAAttttataatacatttaattcaaaCATAAAAGTGTCATCAGATCATAAGATGTTAGATTTCTCACCTGGAGGATGCTGACAACTTTTTTGGCAAGGAACGGGCCTGGATTGGATGCTTGTGACATGCCCACTCCGGTGTAGTCGGCTAAGATGACGATACCGTTCACCTGCGATTCCTCCGGCTGGATCAGCTTCTCCAGAGTCAGATAAATTGCCCTCACGTTGTCAACAAACGGATAATCATTTGGTTTCCATTTTCCTGTAAAAGGAGATTGAGTTGAGTAATCACACATCATGAGTAAAGCCCGACCCAGAAGAATAATCAGTAACTGGCGATTAGTCATACAGTATGCACTTAAGAGATTTGAAAAACACCCAGAGTTTGAGGTCTACTGAATGATGTGACAGGTAAATGGAAACAGTAATTATAGAATTGTTTGTTCATTATGAAACTGCTGAATTCTCCAAGGAAGATGAAGCTGACACCAACCTGGCCGGAGACAAAGGATGTATCTTCCATTGGGGTCTGGCTGTGGCAGGACAGTGAGAAAGCCCAGGTCCAGGACGTGTTTCACCGTGGACGGCTTCAGGTCCTGGAACACCTCTGGCCAAGCCTTACGTCCTGCGTGGTAattgagcagcagctgcagggcaCGGTCATAGTCAAACTTCCTGGCCCGCAGGAAGCGCAGGAGGAAGGCGTCGTCCAGCCTCGTCCTGAGATTGGGCTGTTCCTGCAGAGTCGGGCGAAAGAAATATGAGCTCcacaaaaacagtcaaattCAGCTACACTCGGGAAAACAAAGCATGACGtgggagaaaacaaaataaaacacgaCAAAATAATGGCAATATTATGAATGTTAGTCatgtgatattctatatttttatagccaaagaaaagaccaaaaccaacaatgaactgaccTACTAGCAAGTGTCTATCTAAAGCTCAATATATCTCGTTCCtcaataaacacaacagtgagcAGTGAgaacatgttccttcattacaatgaacttgagtactgtagtttattttgactcgaTCCAACAttcactgtcctgctgccataaatactcactagagcacaaagtctgtggctgaaaatagtccccaacaaatgctccATTTACTGTCGTTTAAGTATTATTTCCCCAAAACTAAAAGTGCTCAGCTGTTTTACAAAACGATTTAGCCTTTTTCTGAAAAAGAAAGTACATATTCATGACCcagttttaaagatttatgtcttcagtaggaagaAATGGACTGAGACCCACAGGCTGGAGAAGTCAGAGAGTAGAAGATCTGTCTCCATAATTTTCATAGtgacaattattttaattttgtatgtgtacacagtATGTAATTATCTTGTAGGTTTGTTGCCTTTTACAAATCAGCCTGCTTGCCTTCTGTCAGTCATACATACAGCTGTCCGAGATCATTGCCTATGACTTATGACGTATGA
Encoded here:
- the ttpal gene encoding alpha-tocopherol transfer protein-like; this encodes MADQHESIDLRSPPVDPSAAAGHSWFPGPPPPMYSCTLTPELVAKAREELQEKPEWRLRDVQALRDMILKEQPNLRTRLDDAFLLRFLRARKFDYDRALQLLLNYHAGRKAWPEVFQDLKPSTVKHVLDLGFLTVLPQPDPNGRYILCLRPGKWKPNDYPFVDNVRAIYLTLEKLIQPEESQVNGIVILADYTGVGMSQASNPGPFLAKKVVSILQDGFPIRIKAVNIINEPRIFKGIFAIIKPFLKEKMAERYILHGSDLRSLHRNIPRSVLPEEYGGTAGQLDMCVWSRLLLDCEEEFIVEFCQPDPLEGVVLPDSMLFEGEQASGQDDDTFRGLRSQLYYCY